A single region of the Calderihabitans maritimus genome encodes:
- a CDS encoding glycosyltransferase family 2 protein, with amino-acid sequence MSGRYLVVIPAYNEGQNIGSVLEDLRTQMPHLDRIVINDGSHDTTEAVVREMGEKVITLPYNLRYGAALQTGFKYALCHNYDHVIQFDGDGQHDAREIEKLMRARVEEGADLVIGSRFLDEAPYAMGFIRRTGVTLLRWLTWRLAGQRITDPTSGFQLLSRKVFAYYAQKDNFPRDFPDANVLIYMKRAGIKITEVPVRMKQRRRGKSMHSGWKVVIYVFKMLVSMLVASLRQTPDQLRDEP; translated from the coding sequence ATGAGCGGGCGCTACCTGGTGGTCATCCCTGCCTACAACGAAGGGCAAAATATCGGCAGTGTTTTGGAAGATCTGCGCACTCAAATGCCCCACCTGGACCGCATCGTCATCAACGACGGGTCTCACGATACAACGGAGGCAGTGGTGCGGGAAATGGGTGAAAAGGTAATTACTCTTCCCTACAATCTCAGGTACGGAGCCGCCCTGCAGACGGGATTTAAATATGCTCTCTGCCACAACTATGATCATGTGATTCAATTTGACGGGGACGGGCAGCACGACGCGAGAGAAATTGAAAAGCTCATGCGGGCGAGGGTGGAAGAGGGTGCTGACCTGGTCATCGGTTCTCGTTTCCTGGACGAGGCGCCTTACGCCATGGGATTTATCCGCCGGACCGGGGTTACTTTGCTGCGGTGGCTAACCTGGCGGCTCGCCGGGCAACGGATAACAGATCCCACTTCCGGATTTCAACTGCTCAGCCGGAAAGTCTTCGCTTACTATGCCCAAAAGGATAATTTTCCCCGGGATTTTCCCGATGCCAACGTTCTCATCTATATGAAACGGGCTGGAATTAAAATTACGGAAGTGCCGGTGCGTATGAAACAGCGCAGGAGAGGGAAGAGCATGCACTCCGGCTGGAAGGTTGTTATTTATGTATTTAAAATGCTTGTAAGTATGCTTGTAGCTTCCCTGCGCCAGACACCTGATCAACTGAGGGATGAGCCGTGA